In Cryptosporangium phraense, the sequence TCAGCGTGCCCCACTCCGGAGCCGGTGGCGGAGCGCCGTAGCCGAGGAAGCTCAGCGACGACACGGCCAGGATCGCCGTGCCGAACGTGAGCGTGGCCAGCACCATCACCGGTCCGATCGCGTTCGGCAGCACGTGCCGCCCGAGCACCGAGTACCAGCGCGCACCGCACGAGCGGGCCGCCTCGACGTAGACCGCCTGCCGGACCCGCAGCACCTCCGCCCGCATCACCCGGGCGAACTCGGCCACGCTGGCCAGCCCGACCGCGACCGCGACCTTGACCGTGCCGTAGCCGAGCGCGGTGACCAGCGCCAGCGAGAGGAACAGGGCCGGGATCGAGAGCAGCACGTCGACGATCCGCATCAGCACGTCCTCGACCCAGCCGCCGACGAACCCGGCCAGCAACCCGACCAGGCCACCGACCACGAACGCGACCGCCACCGCGATCAGCGTCGCCTTGAGCGAGAGCTGCGCACCGTGGACGACCCGGGAGAACAGGTCGCGCCCGAGCTCGTCGGTGCCGAACCAGTGGGCCGCGCTCGGCGCCTGGAAAAGGTTCTTGGGAACGCCCTTCAACGGGTCCTGGGCGGCGAACAGCCCGGGCCAGAACGAGGCCAGCACCACCGCGATCACGACCAGGATCGAGACCACCAGCCCGGGCCGCCGCACGAAGAAGAGCCAGTTCCGGCGGTCGGGTGCCTCGGCGGGCGTCTCCAGCGGTATCCCGAGCTCGATCAGCGTCTGGCTCACGACGCCACCACGATCCGCGGATCGAGCAGCGGATAGATCAGGTCGACGAGCAGGTTCGCGGTCACGAAGACCAGCGAGCCGAACACCACGACGCCCTGCACCAGCGGCAGGTCCTGCACGGTGACGGCGGCCGCGGTCACCCGCCCCAGCCCGTTGCGGGAGAACACGGTCTCGATCACCACCGAGTTGGCCATCGCCTGCCCGGCCAGCACCCCGACGATCGTCAGCGCGGGCAGCGACGCGTTGCGCAGCGCGTGACGCAGGTGGATACGCACCCGGCCGGCGCCCTTGGCCCGCGCGGTCTCGACGTACGGCTGGTCCAGTGCGGTGAGCAGGCTCTTGGCCAGGATCTGGGCGACGATCGCGCCGACCGGGATCGACAGTGCGACGGCCGGGAGCACCAGCCCGCGCAGCCCGTCGTTGCCGAACGCCGGGAGCAGCTCGAGCTGGAACGAGAAGACCTCGACCAGCATCAGCCCGATCCAGAAGATCGGCATCGAGACCGCGAGCGGCGGCAGCGACAGCAGGAACTGGCGCAGCCAGCGCAGCCGGGTCCAGGTCGCGACCATCGCCAGGCTCCCGCCCACCAGTGTGCCCAGCAGCAGGCCCGACCCGGTCAGGGCCAGCGTCGACGGCAGGGCCTCGGCCAGCAGGTCGGTGACCGGGCGACCGGTCGACACCGAGGTGCCGAAGTCGCCCCGCAGCGCGTGGCCCAGGTAGTCGAGGTACTGCAGGGGCACCGGCTGGTCGAACCCGTACTGGTGCTGGAGCCGGGCGATCTGCTCCGGGTCGATCGGCGCCTGGTCCGACCCGGCGCCGGCCATCGCCGACACCGGGTCCCCGGGCAGCAGGTCCAGGATCACGAACGAGAGCGTGTAGGCCGCCCACAGCACGCCGATCGCCTGGGCGAAACGTTTGAGCAGGTAGCGGCGCATCAGCGCAGCCGGGTGTCGT encodes:
- a CDS encoding ABC transporter permease, whose translation is MSQTLIELGIPLETPAEAPDRRNWLFFVRRPGLVVSILVVIAVVLASFWPGLFAAQDPLKGVPKNLFQAPSAAHWFGTDELGRDLFSRVVHGAQLSLKATLIAVAVAFVVGGLVGLLAGFVGGWVEDVLMRIVDVLLSIPALFLSLALVTALGYGTVKVAVAVGLASVAEFARVMRAEVLRVRQAVYVEAARSCGARWYSVLGRHVLPNAIGPVMVLATLTFGTAILAVSSLSFLGYGAPPPAPEWGTLISGGRNYLANAWWLTALPGLTIAATVLSTNRIARALDGEWGRR
- a CDS encoding ABC transporter permease, whose product is MRRYLLKRFAQAIGVLWAAYTLSFVILDLLPGDPVSAMAGAGSDQAPIDPEQIARLQHQYGFDQPVPLQYLDYLGHALRGDFGTSVSTGRPVTDLLAEALPSTLALTGSGLLLGTLVGGSLAMVATWTRLRWLRQFLLSLPPLAVSMPIFWIGLMLVEVFSFQLELLPAFGNDGLRGLVLPAVALSIPVGAIVAQILAKSLLTALDQPYVETARAKGAGRVRIHLRHALRNASLPALTIVGVLAGQAMANSVVIETVFSRNGLGRVTAAAVTVQDLPLVQGVVVFGSLVFVTANLLVDLIYPLLDPRIVVAS